Proteins co-encoded in one Ruegeria pomeroyi DSS-3 genomic window:
- a CDS encoding class I SAM-dependent methyltransferase: MSSRLELALASGLDLSAPLSVLGPTPDHDLSALPPDTEVVQPYRPWHDHFAARGFHTVAQSDAPCADAVVILPRAKAQARAMVAEACRRASGRVVVDGAKTDGVDSLLKDIRKRVAVEGPLSKAHGKIFWFHAEAADFSDWVPPADQQVAGFRTAPGVFSADGVDPASALLLEALPQKPGKVIADLGAGWGYLSAGILSREGVRALHLVEADHAALDCARANIDDPRASFHWADVLSWQAPERLDCVVMNPPFHTGRAAEPALGQGFITAAARNLTGSGQLWMVANRHLPYEAALNERFQQVAEVAGDNRFKVFHASRPRR; this comes from the coding sequence ATGTCTTCGCGTCTTGAGCTTGCGCTGGCCTCGGGGCTGGACCTGAGCGCGCCTTTATCGGTGCTGGGTCCGACGCCCGATCACGACCTCTCGGCGCTGCCGCCCGATACCGAGGTGGTGCAACCCTATCGCCCCTGGCACGACCATTTCGCCGCGCGCGGCTTTCATACCGTGGCGCAATCGGATGCGCCCTGCGCCGATGCGGTGGTGATCCTGCCGCGCGCCAAGGCGCAGGCGCGCGCGATGGTGGCCGAGGCCTGCCGCCGCGCCTCCGGGCGGGTGGTGGTGGACGGGGCCAAGACCGACGGGGTCGACAGCCTGCTCAAGGACATCCGCAAGCGGGTCGCGGTCGAGGGGCCTTTGTCCAAGGCACATGGCAAGATCTTCTGGTTCCACGCTGAGGCGGCGGATTTTTCCGACTGGGTCCCGCCCGCCGATCAGCAGGTTGCGGGGTTTCGCACCGCACCCGGCGTGTTCTCCGCCGATGGGGTCGACCCCGCCTCGGCCCTGCTGCTGGAGGCGCTGCCGCAGAAGCCCGGCAAGGTGATCGCCGATCTGGGCGCGGGCTGGGGGTATCTGTCTGCGGGGATCCTGTCGCGCGAGGGCGTGCGTGCGCTGCATCTGGTCGAGGCCGACCATGCCGCGCTGGACTGCGCGCGCGCCAATATCGACGATCCGCGCGCCAGCTTTCACTGGGCCGACGTGCTGAGCTGGCAGGCGCCCGAGCGGCTGGATTGCGTGGTGATGAACCCGCCCTTTCACACTGGGCGTGCCGCCGAACCGGCGTTGGGGCAAGGCTTTATCACCGCAGCGGCGCGCAATCTGACCGGGTCGGGGCAGTTGTGGATGGTGGCCAACCGGCACCTGCCCTACGAGGCGGCGTTGAACGAGCGGTTTCAGCAGGTGGCCGAGGTTGCGGGCGACAACCGGTTCAAGGTCTTTCACGCCTCTCGCCCCCGGCGCTGA
- the clpS gene encoding ATP-dependent Clp protease adapter ClpS has product MTAQLHMMSDKHDQDNDASVLLQTRPRTKRPPLYKVLLLNDDYTPMEFVVHVLERFFGMNHAQAFEIMLTVHKKGVAVVGVFSHEIAETKVSLVMDFARRHQHPLQCTMEKED; this is encoded by the coding sequence ATGACTGCACAATTGCACATGATGTCGGACAAGCATGACCAGGACAATGATGCCTCGGTCCTGTTGCAGACGCGCCCCAGGACCAAGCGCCCGCCGCTGTACAAGGTGCTGTTGCTGAACGACGATTACACGCCGATGGAATTTGTCGTGCATGTGCTGGAACGGTTCTTTGGCATGAACCACGCGCAGGCGTTCGAGATCATGCTGACCGTGCACAAGAAGGGGGTCGCGGTGGTCGGTGTCTTCAGCCACGAGATTGCAGAGACCAAGGTCAGCCTGGTGATGGATTTCGCCCGCCGTCATCAGCATCCGCTGCAATGCACCATGGAAAAAGAGGACTGA
- a CDS encoding HAD family hydrolase: MVQNLTTVGFDADDTLWHNERFFQMTQDHFAGLLADFAEADHLMERLLAAERRNIRHYGYGVKGFTLSMIETAIEVTEDRVPAAVIRQLIEAGQEMLAHPIELLPHARAAVEAVAQTHRVLLITKGDLIDQERKLAQSGLGDLFHGVEIVSEKTAQTYETVFERHGEGAGRAMMVGNSMRSDVLAPILAGAWGVYVPHGLEWEIEKADPPEDRTRFHSLPDLGALADLVGQLG, translated from the coding sequence ATGGTGCAAAATCTGACCACTGTCGGCTTTGATGCCGATGACACGCTCTGGCATAACGAGCGGTTCTTTCAGATGACGCAGGACCATTTCGCCGGGCTGCTGGCCGATTTCGCCGAAGCCGACCACCTGATGGAGCGGCTGTTGGCCGCCGAACGGCGTAACATCCGCCACTATGGCTACGGGGTCAAAGGCTTCACGCTGTCGATGATCGAAACCGCGATCGAGGTGACCGAGGACCGGGTGCCCGCGGCCGTGATCCGGCAGCTGATCGAGGCCGGGCAAGAGATGCTGGCCCACCCGATCGAGCTGTTGCCGCATGCCCGCGCCGCGGTCGAGGCAGTGGCGCAGACCCATCGCGTGCTGCTGATCACCAAGGGCGATCTGATCGACCAGGAACGCAAACTGGCGCAATCAGGGCTGGGCGACTTGTTCCATGGGGTCGAAATCGTCTCTGAAAAGACGGCCCAGACCTATGAGACCGTCTTCGAGCGTCATGGCGAGGGGGCCGGGCGGGCGATGATGGTGGGCAACTCCATGCGCTCGGATGTGCTGGCGCCGATCCTCGCCGGGGCCTGGGGCGTTTACGTGCCGCACGGGCTGGAATGGGAGATCGAAAAGGCCGATCCGCCCGAAGACCGGACCCGGTTTCACAGCCTGCCGGACCTTGGCGCCCTGGCCGATCTGGTCGGGCAGCTGGGTTGA
- a CDS encoding D-alanyl-D-alanine carboxypeptidase family protein, whose translation MIVQVRQKMPARLGLILFFAIWMIAALSGVARAAPYAAMVIDARTGEVLHATNADTRLHPASLTKMMTLYIAFEAVRNGELTMDTQVRIDPFAAKEPPSKLGLRAGQKIAFRYLVRAAAVKSANDAATSIGIAISGSEAAFARRMNRTAKALGMTRTTFKNAHGLTESGHLSTARDMTTLGRHLLYDYPQYYNLFSRRETSAGIKTVANTNRRLLDAYQGADGIKTGYTQAAGFNLVASAKRGDERVIATVFGGKSSTARNAKVAELLDLGFRKAPSRAPIRRPDMPLYAGEVGESSKTVRVAGAPTSSLRPNQRPGGAIATVVAQAVAETARQDEDRIQAGINAAMAQADIVAQTTDTPDPGLRPSMRPENLILAASQPDEVEPEPEREVVTRLSTSGGHLWGINIGRYPNRYDAEKVLLRTALAEVSTLDGSLRKVHQSSKGFEATFQGMTRDQADRACRRLQARNVTCFMIGPS comes from the coding sequence ATGATCGTGCAGGTTCGGCAGAAAATGCCGGCCCGTTTGGGCCTGATCCTTTTTTTCGCGATCTGGATGATCGCGGCGCTCTCTGGTGTGGCCAGGGCAGCCCCCTATGCCGCGATGGTGATCGACGCGCGCACCGGCGAGGTGCTGCATGCCACAAATGCCGATACCCGTCTGCACCCGGCCTCTCTGACCAAGATGATGACGCTCTACATCGCCTTCGAGGCGGTCCGCAATGGCGAGCTGACCATGGATACCCAGGTGCGGATCGACCCCTTCGCCGCTAAGGAACCGCCCTCGAAACTGGGCCTGCGCGCGGGGCAAAAGATCGCCTTTCGCTATCTGGTTCGGGCCGCTGCGGTGAAATCGGCCAATGATGCCGCCACCTCTATCGGCATTGCGATTTCCGGGTCCGAGGCCGCTTTTGCCCGGCGCATGAACCGCACCGCCAAGGCGCTGGGGATGACGCGCACCACGTTCAAGAACGCCCATGGGCTGACCGAATCCGGCCATCTCAGCACCGCACGTGACATGACCACGCTGGGGCGGCATCTGCTTTATGATTACCCGCAGTATTACAACCTGTTCTCGCGCCGCGAGACCAGCGCCGGGATCAAGACGGTTGCCAATACCAACCGCCGCCTGTTGGACGCCTATCAGGGCGCCGACGGGATCAAGACGGGCTATACACAGGCGGCGGGTTTCAACCTGGTCGCCTCGGCCAAGCGCGGCGACGAACGGGTGATTGCCACCGTCTTTGGCGGCAAATCCAGCACCGCGCGCAACGCCAAGGTGGCCGAGCTGCTGGATCTGGGCTTCCGCAAGGCCCCCTCGCGCGCACCGATCCGCCGGCCTGACATGCCGCTTTATGCGGGCGAGGTTGGGGAAAGCTCGAAAACCGTGCGCGTCGCTGGTGCCCCCACCAGCAGCCTGCGGCCCAATCAGCGCCCGGGCGGTGCCATCGCCACCGTGGTGGCACAGGCGGTTGCCGAAACCGCCCGACAGGACGAAGACCGTATACAGGCCGGTATCAACGCCGCTATGGCCCAGGCCGATATCGTCGCCCAGACGACCGATACACCCGATCCCGGCCTGCGGCCCAGCATGCGGCCCGAGAACCTGATCCTTGCCGCCTCGCAACCCGATGAGGTCGAGCCGGAACCCGAACGCGAGGTGGTCACCCGGTTGTCGACCTCGGGCGGGCATCTGTGGGGCATCAATATCGGGCGCTATCCCAACCGCTATGACGCGGAGAAGGTGCTGCTGCGCACCGCGCTGGCAGAAGTATCGACACTCGACGGCTCGCTGCGCAAGGTGCACCAGTCCTCGAAAGGGTTCGAAGCGACATTCCAGGGCATGACCCGTGATCAGGCCGATCGCGCCTGCCGCCGCCTTCAGGCCCGCAACGTCACCTGTTTCATGATCGGGCCGTCATAA
- a CDS encoding LamB/YcsF family protein, producing the protein MTRVDLNADMGESFGPWKMGDDDSLLKIITSANIACGFHAGDPDVMAKTMALAAENGVGIGAHPGFPDLQGFGRRNMKVPHDSLRNLVRYQLGAALGMARAVGTQVRHLKLHGALANMCSVDQDMARACYQGALDVDPDIIIMVLAVTKQEQAVRELGCKWVGEIFADRAYNDDGTLVDRALPGAVIHDPDLAGPRMLKMVRAGAIITESGKHLETSVDTICLHGDGPTAVQIARSVRACLEEGGVSVTAFER; encoded by the coding sequence ATGACCCGCGTGGACCTGAACGCCGACATGGGCGAAAGCTTTGGCCCCTGGAAAATGGGCGATGATGACAGCCTGCTGAAAATCATCACCTCGGCCAATATCGCCTGTGGCTTTCATGCCGGTGACCCGGACGTGATGGCGAAAACCATGGCGCTTGCGGCGGAAAACGGGGTGGGTATCGGTGCGCATCCGGGTTTTCCCGACCTGCAAGGGTTCGGCCGCCGCAACATGAAGGTGCCCCATGACAGCCTGCGCAACCTTGTGCGCTATCAACTGGGCGCGGCGCTGGGCATGGCGCGGGCGGTGGGCACGCAGGTCCGGCATCTGAAGCTGCACGGGGCACTGGCCAACATGTGCTCGGTCGATCAGGACATGGCGCGCGCCTGTTATCAGGGCGCGCTGGATGTGGACCCCGATATCATCATCATGGTGCTGGCGGTCACCAAGCAGGAACAGGCGGTGCGCGAACTGGGCTGCAAATGGGTGGGCGAGATATTCGCCGACCGCGCCTATAACGACGACGGCACGCTGGTCGACCGCGCGCTGCCCGGCGCGGTGATCCATGACCCGGATCTGGCCGGGCCGCGCATGCTCAAGATGGTGCGCGCAGGCGCGATCATCACCGAAAGCGGCAAACATCTGGAAACCTCGGTCGACACCATCTGCCTGCATGGTGACGGGCCGACGGCGGTCCAGATCGCCCGCTCGGTGCGGGCATGCCTGGAAGAAGGCGGCGTCAGCGTCACCGCATTCGAGCGCTGA
- a CDS encoding biotin-dependent carboxyltransferase family protein: MSLIVHRIGPACTIQDQGREGYLDQGLSRSGAADLRALYEGAALLRQKPDLAALEMAGMGGEFEATAPLRIALTGAPMQASIDGSPVAWNASHALAKGQRLSIGAVLRGGYGYLHLGGGIASEPFLGSRSAHLAARVGRAVAVGDTLENGPDKGEAGMKIAAEDRFGGGALRVVASFQTALFDGETLARFEATEFRRGPRANRMGMQLDSDGPGFAAKGQLNILSEVISPGDIQMTGTGNPFILLPECQTTGGYPRIATVLPCDLPRAAQTPPGGAVRFHFVSLEEAVAVHAAWLKDLARLSSRVEPLVRDPHDIPDLLSYQLISGVVSATD; encoded by the coding sequence ATGAGCCTGATCGTCCACCGCATCGGCCCCGCTTGCACGATCCAGGACCAGGGGCGCGAAGGCTACCTGGATCAGGGTCTGTCCCGCTCGGGCGCCGCCGATCTGCGCGCGCTCTACGAAGGGGCCGCGCTCTTGCGGCAGAAACCCGATCTGGCGGCGCTGGAGATGGCCGGCATGGGCGGAGAGTTCGAGGCCACCGCCCCTCTGCGCATCGCGCTCACCGGCGCGCCGATGCAGGCCAGCATCGACGGCAGCCCGGTCGCGTGGAACGCCTCGCACGCGCTGGCCAAGGGCCAGCGGCTGAGCATCGGCGCGGTGCTGCGCGGCGGTTACGGATACCTGCATCTGGGTGGCGGCATTGCGAGCGAGCCTTTCCTCGGCTCACGCTCGGCGCATCTGGCGGCGCGGGTTGGCCGCGCGGTGGCGGTGGGCGACACGCTGGAGAACGGGCCGGACAAGGGCGAGGCGGGCATGAAGATCGCCGCTGAGGACCGGTTCGGCGGCGGCGCCCTGCGGGTGGTGGCCAGTTTCCAGACCGCGCTGTTCGATGGTGAGACGCTGGCCCGGTTCGAGGCGACCGAGTTCCGCCGGGGCCCGCGCGCCAACCGGATGGGGATGCAGCTGGACAGCGACGGTCCGGGTTTCGCCGCCAAGGGTCAGCTCAACATCCTGTCCGAGGTGATCTCGCCCGGCGACATCCAGATGACCGGCACCGGCAACCCGTTCATCCTGTTGCCCGAATGCCAGACCACGGGTGGCTATCCCCGGATCGCGACCGTGCTGCCCTGTGACCTGCCGCGCGCGGCGCAGACGCCGCCGGGGGGGGCGGTACGCTTTCATTTCGTGTCGCTGGAGGAGGCGGTCGCGGTACACGCGGCCTGGCTCAAGGACCTTGCGCGTCTTTCCTCGCGGGTCGAACCGCTGGTGCGCGACCCGCATGACATTCCCGACCTTCTGTCCTACCAACTGATCAGCGGCGTTGTGTCCGCCACCGACTGA
- a CDS encoding 5-oxoprolinase subunit B family protein: MTRSDPFPLIRSVGLDGMLVTFADTMTERSNRAALAFRGALHEAGWEGVVESSTSLASAYLRFDPLCLSHAEVQARLAALLAERDWYAAPLPSGRKLWRVPTVYGTDLAPQLEDAAAAAGLDVDEAVRRLGQSRVRVLTIGFAPGQPYLGPLAPEFDIPRLQQLTPMVPEGALVCAIRQLIVFAGPTPTGWRHIGQTAFRCFRPGMEPTFALNPGDEMVFEPIERVELDHIRAHNEDGTGGAKVEEIAA, from the coding sequence ATGACCCGGTCTGACCCGTTTCCCCTGATCCGTTCCGTCGGGCTGGACGGGATGCTTGTCACCTTTGCCGACACCATGACCGAGCGGTCGAACCGCGCGGCGCTGGCCTTTCGCGGCGCGCTGCACGAGGCCGGGTGGGAAGGCGTGGTCGAAAGCTCGACTTCGCTCGCCTCGGCCTATCTGCGCTTTGATCCGTTGTGCCTGAGCCATGCCGAGGTGCAGGCACGGCTGGCTGCCCTGCTGGCGGAACGAGACTGGTACGCCGCGCCGCTGCCCTCGGGCCGCAAACTGTGGCGCGTGCCCACGGTCTATGGCACCGATCTGGCGCCGCAGCTTGAGGATGCCGCCGCCGCCGCCGGTCTGGACGTGGACGAGGCGGTGCGCCGACTGGGACAGTCGCGCGTTCGGGTGCTGACCATCGGTTTTGCCCCCGGCCAGCCCTATCTTGGTCCGCTGGCACCCGAATTTGACATTCCCCGCCTGCAGCAACTGACCCCGATGGTACCCGAGGGCGCGCTGGTCTGCGCCATCCGCCAGCTGATCGTCTTTGCAGGCCCCACACCCACCGGTTGGCGCCATATCGGACAGACCGCGTTCCGTTGCTTCCGTCCGGGGATGGAGCCGACATTTGCCCTCAACCCCGGCGACGAGATGGTGTTTGAACCTATCGAACGCGTCGAGCTGGACCATATCCGCGCCCATAACGAGGACGGCACCGGCGGTGCCAAGGTCGAGGAGATCGCGGCATGA
- a CDS encoding TRAP transporter large permease codes for MENLSVIILFLFVLFTLLGTGVWVGLALMGVAWVGMELFTTRPVGDVMLTTIWSASSSWTLTALPMFIWMGEILYRTRLSEDMFKGLSPWMAPLPGGLVHTNIVGCTVFAAVSGSSAATLTTVGKMSIPELRKRKYPERMIIGTLAGAATLGLMIPPSLTLIVYGVTINESITKLFFAGILPGLVLAAMFMGYVAIYSRLGKDWSPNPEPKLSFADKIRNSRFLAPVITLILVVIGSMYLGYATATEAAAFGVIGSLLLALGQGSLSWKTFAESLMGATRTSAMIALILAGAAFLSLSMGFTGLPRGLANLIAAWDLSRFELLMVLLVFYVILGCFLDGISSVVLTMAVVEPMIRDAGIDLIWFGIFIVVVVEMAQITPPIGFNLFVLQGMTDHEMSYIARAAIPMFLIMVLMVFVLILFPDLATWLPDNLRAGPGQ; via the coding sequence ATGGAAAATCTTTCGGTCATCATTCTGTTTCTCTTCGTTCTCTTCACCCTGCTTGGCACCGGCGTCTGGGTCGGGCTGGCGCTGATGGGCGTGGCCTGGGTCGGGATGGAGCTGTTCACCACCCGCCCCGTGGGCGATGTCATGCTGACCACGATCTGGTCGGCCTCCTCCAGCTGGACCCTGACGGCGCTGCCGATGTTCATCTGGATGGGAGAGATCCTGTATCGAACGCGCTTGTCAGAGGACATGTTCAAGGGCCTGTCGCCCTGGATGGCGCCGCTGCCCGGTGGGCTGGTGCACACCAATATCGTCGGCTGTACCGTCTTTGCCGCCGTGTCGGGCTCGTCCGCTGCGACGCTGACCACGGTGGGCAAGATGTCGATCCCCGAATTGCGCAAGCGCAAATACCCCGAACGGATGATCATCGGCACGCTCGCCGGGGCGGCGACGCTGGGCCTCATGATCCCGCCCTCGCTGACGCTGATCGTCTATGGCGTCACCATCAACGAGTCGATTACCAAGCTGTTCTTTGCCGGTATCCTGCCGGGGCTGGTGCTGGCGGCGATGTTCATGGGCTATGTCGCGATCTATTCCCGCCTCGGCAAGGACTGGAGCCCCAATCCCGAACCCAAGCTGAGCTTTGCCGACAAGATCCGCAACTCGCGCTTCCTGGCGCCGGTGATCACGCTGATCCTGGTGGTGATCGGGTCAATGTACCTGGGCTATGCCACCGCGACCGAGGCCGCCGCATTCGGCGTCATCGGTTCGCTGCTCTTGGCGCTGGGGCAGGGGTCGTTGAGCTGGAAGACCTTTGCCGAAAGCCTGATGGGCGCCACCCGCACCAGTGCGATGATCGCGCTGATCCTTGCCGGCGCGGCCTTTCTGTCGCTGTCGATGGGCTTTACCGGTCTGCCGCGCGGACTGGCCAACCTGATCGCCGCCTGGGATCTGTCGCGGTTCGAACTGCTGATGGTGCTTCTGGTTTTCTACGTCATTCTTGGCTGTTTCCTTGACGGTATCTCGTCCGTGGTGCTGACCATGGCGGTGGTCGAGCCGATGATCCGCGATGCGGGCATCGACCTGATCTGGTTCGGCATCTTCATCGTGGTGGTGGTCGAGATGGCGCAGATCACGCCGCCTATCGGCTTCAACCTCTTCGTGTTGCAGGGGATGACCGATCACGAGATGAGCTATATCGCCCGCGCCGCCATCCCGATGTTCCTGATCATGGTGCTGATGGTGTTCGTGCTGATCCTGTTCCCCGATCTGGCCACCTGGCTGCCGGACAATCTGAGGGCGGGTCCGGGGCAATAG
- a CDS encoding TRAP transporter small permease: MALLRGLRSGLDLLYLIAGVLAAMCLVAILGLIVVQMLARWTGEVFPGAPDYAGYAMAAASFLAFANALNRGSHIRVSILLNAVPDGLRRWIEVWCFGIGTAVMWYFVWYAYRFVYWSWKFNDISQGQDRTPLWIPQSAMLLGAVILAIALTDHLIHVIFKGDHRITRDLADQSHGE, translated from the coding sequence ATGGCGCTACTGAGAGGTTTGCGCAGCGGACTGGATTTGCTCTATCTCATCGCTGGCGTTCTGGCCGCCATGTGCCTGGTCGCCATTCTGGGGTTGATCGTGGTGCAGATGCTGGCCCGCTGGACCGGCGAGGTGTTTCCGGGCGCGCCCGATTACGCGGGTTATGCCATGGCGGCCGCGTCTTTCCTGGCCTTTGCCAACGCGCTGAACCGGGGCAGTCATATCCGCGTCTCGATCCTGCTCAACGCGGTGCCCGACGGGCTGCGCCGCTGGATCGAGGTCTGGTGTTTCGGCATCGGCACGGCGGTGATGTGGTATTTCGTCTGGTACGCCTATCGCTTTGTCTATTGGAGCTGGAAGTTCAACGATATCAGCCAGGGACAGGACCGCACGCCGCTGTGGATCCCGCAATCGGCGATGTTGCTGGGCGCCGTGATCCTGGCCATCGCGCTGACCGATCACCTGATCCACGTCATCTTCAAGGGCGATCACCGCATCACGCGTGACCTCGCCGACCAGAGCCACGGGGAGTAG
- a CDS encoding TRAP transporter substrate-binding protein: MKKLTTLLAATALTSVAALSATAETWDMPLAYSGSNFHSVTAAEFGNCVTTGTGGEIEIVTHPSGSLFKGADIKRAVQTGQAPIGERLLSGHQNENALFGFDSVPFLATSFDDADKLWKAAKEPLSALLAEQNLTLLYSVPWPPQGLYFKNEVNAVADMKGIKFRSYNNATSRLAELTGMLPVTIEAAEISQAFATGVADSMISSGSTGYDRKVWESLNYFYEVDAWLPRNYVFVNSDVWSGVSDQNKNVIQACAGLAEYAGNWRSKEYTGFTLQGLRDGGMTVGPASDQLVGELKEIGVTMTSEWLEAAGDQGKAIVDAFKAD; this comes from the coding sequence ATGAAAAAACTGACAACTCTTCTTGCGGCGACGGCGCTGACCTCGGTTGCGGCCCTGTCCGCAACGGCCGAAACCTGGGATATGCCGCTGGCCTATTCCGGCTCGAACTTCCATTCGGTGACCGCGGCCGAATTCGGCAATTGCGTCACCACCGGCACCGGTGGCGAGATCGAGATCGTCACCCATCCCTCGGGCTCGCTGTTCAAGGGCGCCGACATCAAGCGCGCCGTGCAGACCGGCCAGGCGCCGATCGGCGAGCGTCTGCTGTCGGGCCATCAGAACGAGAACGCGCTGTTCGGTTTTGACTCGGTGCCCTTCCTCGCCACCTCGTTTGACGATGCCGACAAGCTGTGGAAAGCCGCCAAGGAACCGCTGTCCGCGCTGCTGGCCGAGCAGAACCTGACCCTGCTCTATTCGGTGCCGTGGCCGCCCCAGGGCCTGTATTTCAAGAACGAGGTGAACGCGGTCGCCGATATGAAGGGGATCAAGTTCCGCTCGTACAACAACGCCACCTCGCGGCTGGCGGAATTGACCGGCATGTTGCCGGTGACCATCGAGGCGGCCGAGATCAGCCAGGCCTTTGCCACTGGTGTGGCGGATTCGATGATCTCGTCGGGGTCCACCGGCTACGACCGCAAGGTCTGGGAATCGCTGAACTATTTCTACGAGGTCGATGCCTGGCTGCCGCGCAACTATGTGTTCGTGAACTCGGATGTGTGGTCGGGCGTGAGCGATCAGAACAAGAACGTGATCCAGGCCTGTGCCGGGCTGGCCGAATATGCCGGCAACTGGCGGTCCAAGGAATACACGGGCTTTACCCTTCAGGGCCTGCGTGACGGCGGCATGACCGTCGGTCCGGCTTCGGATCAGCTGGTGGGCGAGCTGAAAGAGATCGGCGTGACCATGACCAGCGAGTGGCTCGAAGCCGCCGGTGATCAGGGCAAGGCCATCGTCGACGCCTTCAAGGCCGACTAA
- a CDS encoding NAD(P)/FAD-dependent oxidoreductase, translating into MTDTAKTIAIIGAGIVGVSTAIWLQRDGHQVVLIDRAGPAEGTSYGNGGVLASCSIVPVTTPGLIAKAPRMLFSPNEPLFLRWGYLPRLAPWLLRYLRRANARDATQTAAAMAPIVGDSLADHLALAQGTGAEKWVVPSDYLFIYNDRAHFQGDAFGWNLRRQNGFVWDEMEAEEFRGYDPIFSSDLRFAVRLKDHGRITDPGQYVKDLAAHVVASGGQLIQADVEDIARENGRVTGVRAGGRTIPCDAAVIATGVWSGPLARKLGLEVPLEAERGYHIEFWNPNFMPKSPVMVAARKFVATPMEGRLRLAGVVEFGGLDAGPSRAPIELLKRSAAAVFPGLKADEVTEWLGHRPAPADSIPVIGELPHLKGAFTGFGHHHVGLTGGPKTGRILAQLIAGRQPNIDLSVYSPARYTKAGQN; encoded by the coding sequence ATGACGGATACCGCAAAAACCATTGCGATCATCGGCGCCGGTATCGTTGGCGTGTCCACCGCGATCTGGTTGCAGCGCGACGGGCACCAGGTGGTGCTGATCGACCGTGCCGGCCCGGCCGAAGGTACGTCATATGGCAACGGCGGTGTCCTGGCCTCGTGCTCGATCGTGCCGGTGACCACGCCCGGGCTGATCGCCAAAGCGCCCCGGATGCTGTTCAGCCCCAACGAGCCGCTCTTCCTCAGATGGGGGTATCTGCCGCGTCTGGCACCTTGGCTGTTGCGCTATCTGCGCCGGGCCAATGCCCGGGATGCAACGCAAACGGCGGCTGCAATGGCGCCCATCGTCGGCGACAGCCTGGCGGATCATCTGGCGCTGGCACAGGGGACAGGGGCCGAAAAATGGGTGGTGCCCTCGGACTATCTGTTCATTTACAACGACCGCGCGCATTTTCAGGGTGACGCGTTCGGCTGGAACCTGCGGCGGCAGAACGGCTTTGTCTGGGACGAGATGGAGGCCGAGGAGTTCCGGGGCTATGATCCCATCTTCTCGTCCGATCTGCGCTTCGCCGTCCGGCTCAAGGATCACGGGCGCATCACCGATCCCGGTCAATACGTCAAGGATCTGGCCGCGCATGTGGTGGCCTCGGGCGGGCAGCTGATCCAGGCCGATGTCGAGGATATCGCGCGGGAAAACGGCCGTGTCACCGGGGTGCGTGCCGGGGGTCGGACCATCCCCTGCGATGCCGCTGTCATTGCCACCGGGGTCTGGTCCGGACCGCTGGCCAGGAAACTGGGGCTTGAAGTGCCGCTCGAGGCCGAGCGCGGATATCACATCGAGTTCTGGAATCCGAACTTCATGCCGAAATCGCCGGTCATGGTGGCCGCGCGCAAATTTGTCGCCACCCCGATGGAGGGCCGCTTGCGTCTGGCCGGGGTGGTCGAGTTCGGCGGGCTCGATGCGGGACCGTCGCGCGCGCCCATCGAGTTGCTCAAGCGCAGTGCGGCGGCGGTGTTTCCGGGCCTCAAGGCCGACGAAGTCACCGAATGGCTGGGTCACCGCCCCGCACCCGCGGATTCTATTCCCGTGATCGGAGAGCTGCCCCATCTCAAGGGTGCCTTTACCGGCTTTGGCCATCACCATGTCGGCCTGACCGGCGGCCCGAAAACCGGCCGTATCCTGGCACAGCTCATCGCCGGGCGGCAGCCCAACATTGACCTGAGCGTCTATTCACCGGCACGCTACACGAAGGCCGGGCAAAACTGA